The following proteins are encoded in a genomic region of Periophthalmus magnuspinnatus isolate fPerMag1 chromosome 10, fPerMag1.2.pri, whole genome shotgun sequence:
- the LOC117377982 gene encoding neuronal acetylcholine receptor subunit alpha-3-like yields the protein MDFTGVSRVLLLVLLAAQDCCSSKAEDRLFRRLFRRYNQFIRPVENVSDPVTVEFEVSISQLVKVDEVNQIMETNLWLRHVWNDYKLRWSPVEYEGIEFIRVPSNKIWRPDIVLYNNAVGDFLVEDKTKALLKFDGTITWIPPAIFKSSCPMDITYFPFDYQNCSMKFGSWTYDKAKIDLVLIGSKVNLKDFWESGEWEIIDAPGYKHDIKYNCCEEIYPDITYSFYIRRLPLFYTINLIIPCLLISFLTVLVFYLPSDCGEKVTLCISVLLSLTVFLLVITETIPSTSLVIPLIGEYLLFTMIFVTLSIVITVFVLNVHYRTPMTHTMPDWVRAVFLGVLPKVMLMRRPIDQGCSTSTSVGTGTVGGIAGLNRLGNKKRKNSIGSGSGSGSVSVGGITGGVACAALDGGTGGGTSSGGAMNCVEYGDINRDKNRDLNREHNRELSLNRDVTRRYTYNRGKEVPTPVPPPMVPPPPPPPPPPPPPPPPPPPLPSSLPFQGTQSLPLPDPPKSPKVPRPLNLPSPVNAVVAVSVVSPEIKQAIESVKYIAENMRTRNKAKEVEDDWKYVAMVIDRIFLWVFVTVCVLGTLGLFLQPLISFLK from the exons ATGGATTTCACCGGAGTGTCCCGCGTGCTCCTGCTGGTCCTCCTCGCAGCGCAAG aTTGTTGTTCATCTAAAGCAGAGGACAGGCTTTTTCGGCGTCTGTTCAGGCGTTATAACCAGTTCATTCGACCAGTAGAGAATGTGTCTGATCCGGTCACAGTGGAGTTTGAGGTCTCCATATCTCAGTTGGTCAAAGTG GATGAAGTTAATCAAATCATGGAAACCAATCTCTGGCTTAGACAT gTGTGGAACGACTACAAGCTGAGATGGTCTCCTGTGGAATATGAAGGGATTGAATTCATCCGTGTCCCGTCAAACAAGATTTGGAGGCCAGATATTGTGCTGTATAATAA TGCTGTGGGTGATTTCCTGGTTGAGGACAAGACCAAGGCTCTGCTCAAGTTTGACGGCACAATCACATGGATCCCACCAGCCATTTTTAAATCCTCCTGCCCCATGGACATCACGTACTTCCCGTTTGATTATCAGAACTGCTCCATGAAGTTTGGCTCCTGGACGTATGACAAGGCCAAGATTGACCTAGTTCTCATTGGCTCAAAG GTAAACCTCAAGGACTTCTGGGAAAGTGGCGAGTGGGAGATCATTGACGCCCCTGGATACAAACATGACATCAAGTACAACTGCTGTGAGGAGATCTACCCCGACATCACCTACTCCTTCTACATACGCCGCCTGCCTCTGTTCTACACCATCAACCTGATCATTCCCTgcctcctcatctccttcctCACGGTCCTGGTCTTCTACCTGCCCTCGGACTGCGGAGAGAAGGTCACCCTGTGTATTTCGGTGCTGCTCTCCCTCACTGTGTTCCTGCTGGTTATCACTGAAACCATCCCGTCCACGTCGTTGGTCATCCCTCTGATCGGAGAGTACCTTCTCTTCACCATGATCTTTGTAACTCTAAGTATCGTCATCACGGTTTTCGTCCTAAACGTCCACTACCGCACGCCTATGACACATACCATGCCGGACTGGGTGAGAGCTGTGTTCCTAGGGGTGCTCCCGAAGGTCATGCTGATGAGGAGGCCCATAGATCAAGGCTGCTCCACCTCCACGAGCGTCGGCACTGGCACGGTTGGAGGAATTGCAGGTTTGAATCGCCTGGGCaacaagaagaggaagaacagcATAGGATCGGGAAGTGGTTCGGGAAGCGTGAGCGTCGGGGGTATTACCGGTGGGGTAGCGTGTGCGGCTCTAGACGGTGGCACCGGCGGGGGTACGTCATCAGGTGGCGCTATGAACTGTGTGGAGTACGGTGACATAAACCGTGACAAAAATCGGGACTTAAACCGCGAGCATAATAGAGAGTTATCGCTGAACCGTGACGTGACCAGAAGATACACTTACAATCGAGGCAAGGAAGTCCCcactcctgtccctcctccgaTGGTCCCCccacctccgcctcctcctcctcctcccccaccacctccacccccaccccctcctctcccctcatctcTACCGTTCCAGGGCACCCAGAGTCTGCCGCTGCCTGATCCCCCGAAGTCCCCGAAGGTACCCAGACCCTTGAACTTGCCTTCACCGGTCAATGCGGTGGTGGCCGTTTCCGTGGTTTCGCCGGAAATCAAGCAGGCCATAGAGAGCGTCAAGTACATCGCGGAGAACATGAGAACTCGCAACAAAGCCAAAGAG GTGGAGGATGACTGGAAGTACGTAGCCATGGTCATAGACAGAATCTTCCTGTGGGTGTTTGTCacggtgtgtgtgttggggaCTCTGGGACTCTTTCTGCAGCCTCTCATCAGCTTCctcaaataa
- the LOC117377992 gene encoding neuronal acetylcholine receptor subunit beta-2-like yields the protein MGAPLNAILTLVILTVTTVLCADVEERLVSHLLSPDRYNKLIRPAVNTSQQVTINIQVSLAQLINVNEREQIMTTNCWLSQVWNDYRLMWDPEEYEGIKKIRLPSQHIWLPDIVLYNNADGTYEVSFYSNAVVSNNGEVAWLPPAIYKSACKIEVRDFPFDQQNCTLKFRSWTYDHTEIDLILLSDYASRDDFKPSGEWDIVSLPGRKNEDPDDIRYLDITYDFVIKRKPLFYTINLIIPCILITSLAILVFYLPSDCGEKMTLCISVLLALTVFLLLISKIVPPTSLAVPLIGKYLMFTMVLVTFSIVTSVCVLNVHHRSPSTHTMPPWVKRIFLHRLPSFLFMRRPGSSNIREKFRKKHQHRSYTDKKLDRSCPSPIAGSSSSFYVNEESAKHYGWKGGLSENTEFRKRLTLKSNIDVEDAVDGVRYIAEKMKSEDDDEGIIEDWKYVAMVIDRLFLWIFVLVCVIGTMGLFMQPLFQSYNTPIVEDMEQSGP from the exons ATGGGAGCCCCGCTGAACGCCATCCTGACTCTTGTGATACTCACCGTGACAA CTGTCCTGTGTGCCGATGTGGAGGAGAGGCTGGTCAGTCACCTTTTGTCCCCAGATCGGTACAACAAGCTGATCAGACCAGCTGTCAACACCAGCCAACAGGTCACCATCAACATCCAGGTGTCTCTGGCTCAGCTCATCAATGTG AATGAGAGAGAGCAGATCATGACTACAAACTGTTGGCTCTCACAG GTTTGGAACGACTACAGATTAATGTGGGATCCAGAAGAGTATGAAGGAATCAAGAAAATACGCCTCCCATCGCAGCACATTTGGCTCCCTGACATCGTCCTTTACAACAA TGCTGATGGAACCTATGAAGTGTCCTTCTATTCCAACGCCGTCGTCTCTAACAACGGGGAAGTAGCATGGCTTCCCCCTGCCATCTACAAGTCGGCCTGCAAGATCGAAGTACGAGATTTCCCATTCGACCAACAGAACTGCACCCTCAAGTTCCGCTCCTGGACTTACGACCACACAGAAATCGACCTTATTTTGCTCAGCGACTATGCCAGCCGCGATGACTTCAAACCCAGCGGAGAGTGGGATATAGTTTCACTGCCTGGACGCAAGAACGAAGACCCGGACGACATTCGCTATCTGGATATCACCTATGATTTTGTGATCAAGAGGAAACCGTTGTTTTACACCATTAACCTGATCATCCCTTGCATTCTCATAACATCCTTGGCGATTTTGGTGTTCTACCTCCCGTCGGACTGTGGGGAGAAGATGACTCTGTGTATTTCGGTCCTTCTGGCACTTACTGTGTTCTTGCTTCTGATTTCAAAAATAGTCCCGCCCACATCGCTTGCAGTGCCTCTGATCGGGAAGTATCTCATGTTTACAATGGTTTTGGTCACGTTCTCTATTGTcactagtgtgtgtgtgctcaatGTCCACCACCGCTCTCCCAGCACACACACCATGCCTCCTTGGGTCAAACGCATCTTCCTGCACCGCCTCCCTTCGTTCCTGTTCATGCGGAGACCTGGAAGTTCCAACATCCGAGAGAAATTCCGGAAAAAGCACCAGCACCGGTCCTATACAGATAAAAAGCTGGACAGAAGTTGCCCCTCTCCGATTGCGGGCTCTTCCTCTTCGTTTTATGTCAATGAGGAGTCAGCCAAGCACTACGGATGGAAGGGTGGTCTGTCGGAGAACACGGAGTTCAGAAAGAGACTGACCCTTAAGAGTAATATAGACGTGGAGGACGCTGTGGATGGAGTGAGGTACATCGCAGAGAAGATGAAAAGTGAGGATGATGATGAGGGG ATCATTGAAGACTGGAAGTACGTTGCCATGGTAATTGACCGTCTCTTCTTGTGGATCTTCGTCCTGGTGTGTGTGATCGGGACCATGGGCCTCTTCATGCAGCCCCTGTTCCAGAGTTACAACACTCCCATAGTTGAGGACATGGAGCAGAGCGGACCATAA
- the LOC117377648 gene encoding E3 ubiquitin-protein ligase RNF38-like produces the protein MDPPRTRSRSRSGFYHFGLNGGVNSGGNSAGNGLMNASGGGLNYPQQTNPGWASHHHGGRSHPESHTQGGYLSSGAPRHSAHGPHRHHPGAGGVLHFHPDNVFGEDRDKMDDSPSPKRQRLSQQSMLDLSSGPPSTPSSPMRPWELPHSRRPHPHYMPERCHTPVRNRRSPPMRRQRGRRDRLTRHHHHSHNSHHHYNNNGHHHLHPHHGPSSGHQDENYRHPAPPPGYPPYSQQPPRGPGPDERPGYHPPNPSPRPLHQSPNISPRLLHPHPHPHPSQQQSSVVLDLHEQGSVPGSYPVSPPGAPPGLPPRSAPQQIPACSVVFSGQHYPVCSVPPPVLQTCSVQHLPMPYPFPSLLSSDPTFLLPPPHLPHPSAHLSHHATHLPQPGQFGPYPAQQARSPLQRIENDVELLGEHLSLGAGLHYPPATHPALTPHSTQLHFLSHDPLPQEFFGVSYPNFIQRRIPGRRYRSQQPLPPSPYHPSLLPYFLSMLPVQPTGPAISLELDVDDGEVENYEALLNLAERLGEAKLRGLTKGDIEQLPSYRFNPNNHQSEQTLCVVCMSDFESRQLLRVLPCSHEFHGKCVDKWLRANRTCPICRADASEVQRDSE, from the exons ATGGACCCCCCTAGGACTCGGTCTCGTTCCCGCTCAGGCTTCTATCACTTCGGCCTGAATGGAGGAGTGAACAGCGGTGGGAACTCTGCAGGGAACGGGCTCATGAACGCCAGCGGAGGAGGACTGAACTACCCGCAGCAGACCAACCCTGGCTGGGCGTCTCATCACCATGGTGGTCGCAGTCACCCGGAAAGCCACACACAGGGGGGCTACCTGTCATCAGGAGCACCGCGCCACTCAGCTCATGGACCCCACAGACATCACCCCGGAGCAG GAGGAGTGTTACATTTTCATCCAGATAATGTGTTTGGCGAGGATCGGGACAAA ATGGATGACAGCCCGAGCCCCAAGAGGCAGCGTCTGTCGCAGCAGTCCATGTTGGACCTCAGCTCTGGCCCGCCCTCCACACCCTCCTCCCCCATGCGCCCCTGGGAGCTGCCTCACAGTCGCAGACCTCATCCTCACTACATGCCCGAGCGCTGCCACACGCCAGTTCGCAACCGCCGCAG CCCTCCTATGAGGCGTCAGCGCGGTCGAAGGGATCGCCTGACTCGACACCACCATCACAGCCACAACAGTCACCATCATTACAACAACAATGGCCACCACCACCTGCATCCCCATCACGGCCCCTCCTCCGGGCATCAGGACGAGAACTACCGCcacccagctcctcctccagggTACCCTCCCTACAGCCAGCAGCCACCTCGAGGCCCCGGCCCAGATGAGCGCCCCGGGTACCACCCTCCCAACCCTTCCCCCAGACCACTGCACCAATCTCCCAACATCTCCCCCAGACTGCTGCACCCCCACCCACATCCACACCCATCCCAGCAGCAGAGCAGTGTTGTCCTGGACCTCCATGAACAG GGTTCAGTCCCAGGATCATATCCTGTGTCTCCTCCGGGCGCGCCACCAGGCCTTCCGCCTCGCTCAGCCCCACAGCAGATCCCAGCATGCTCTGTGGTCTTCAGTGGACAGCATTACCCAGTCTGCAGTGTCCCTCCTCCA GTCCTTCAAACCTGTTCAGTGCAACATTTACCCATGCCCTACCCATTCCCCTCTCTGCTGTCCAGTGATCCaaccttcctcctccctcctcctcacctacCCCACCCTTCAGCTCATTTGTCCCACCATGCAACGCATCTGCCCCAGCCAGGACAATTTGGGCCATACCCGGCACAACAGGCTCGATCT CCATTACAGAGAATAGAGAATGATGTGGAGTTGCTTGGAGAACACTTGTCATTGGGGGCTGGTCTCCACTATCCCCCGGCCACTCACCCAGCCCTGACGCCACACTCCACCCAGTTACACTTCCTGTCCCATGACCCTCTTCCACAGGAGTTCTTTGGCGTG TCATATCCCAATTTCATACAACGGCGAATCCCAGGTCGACGTTATCGTTCGCAACAGCCACTGCCACCTTCGCCTTACCACCCCAGCCTTCTGCCTTACTTTCT TTCAATGCTGCCAGTCCAGCCAACAGGCCCTGCAATTAGCCTGGAGCTGGATGTTGATGATGGAGAAGTTGAGAACTATGAG GCCCTGTTGAACCTTGCAGAACGCCTGGGAGAAGCTAAACTCCGTGGCCTGACCAAGGGAGACATCGAACAGCTTCCTTCTTACCGGTTCAATCCCAATAACCATCAGTCTGAACAAACACT GTGTGTGGTGTGCATGAGCGACTTCGAGTCTCGCCAGTTGCTGCGAGTTCTGCCCTGCAGCCATGAATTTCATGGAAAGTGTGTGGACAAGTGGCTAAGA GCTAACAGGACGTGTCCCATTTGTCGTGCCGATGCCTCAGAAGTACAGCGGGACTCAGAGtga